CGTCCGCACGCTTAACTGCATCCTCTACGGAACTGTCTTTGCTTGTCATGCAGGACAGCCCCATACTGAGGGTAATCTGATATGATCCCTCCATGGTTACAAACTCCTC
This is a stretch of genomic DNA from Desulfobulbaceae bacterium. It encodes these proteins:
- a CDS encoding diguanylate cyclase is translated as EEFVTMEGSYQITLSMGLSCMTSKDSSVEDAVKRADDLLYKAKENGRDQVCFA